In Sphingobacterium sp. SYP-B4668, the sequence ATTGCCTCTTTGGAACTTTCCCCAAAGCGTCCGGGCGCAGCTTCGATATTCTGTCCTTGGACGGCCGCCCCGATCTCCTGTGGTGTAATGTTATAAGCGGCCATCTGATGCGGGTCCAACCAGATACGCATCGAATAATCCTTGTTGCCGAATACCTGCGCATCTCCTACACCAGGTATACGCTTCAGCTCTGGGACAATATTAATCTTAGCATAATTTTCCAGAAACAATTCATCTGAAGCACCATCATCGGAATATAAGGTGACCATCGCTACGATACTATTCTGACGCTTCATTGTGCTGACACCGATTTGGTTGACCTCAGCGGGCAACATACTCGTAGCTTGTGATACCCGATTCTGTACATTGACAGCCGCCTGATCGGGGTCTGTCCCTAACTTAAAGACCACAGTAATCATCAAACTGCCATCATTACTGGAAGTTGAAGTAAGATAGTCCATATTTTCCACACCGTTGATAGCATTCTCTAACGGGGGCGCTACAGCCTTGGCAATGACCTCTGCGCTGGCCCCAGGATAGTTGGCGATGACCGATACACTTGGAGGAGCAATCTCTGGAAACTTGGTAATCGGCAGTGAAAGCATCCCCACTACCCCGAGAATCACCAGCAGAATAGAGATAACTGTGGCCAAGACCGGCCTTTTTATAATATTTTTTAACATAATTGACTATTTCGTGATATTCTCAATACTTTGAACTAAGGGTCTATTCGGCAGATGTACTGTCTGAGCTGTCTGTTATATCCGATTTTTCTTTGATTGGCGTACCTGCTTGCAGATAGCCGAGACCATTGGCGACGATTTTCTCGCCGGCCTGTATACCCTCCGTAACAATGTAATTTCCATTTGTCTTTCCGCTAACCACGAGTGGCTGCTGCACTGCCTTCCCCTCCTTGTCGGATGTGAATACATAGATTTTGTCCTGGATGGCTATCGTCGATGATATAGGGACGAGTACGGCTTGCTCATAATGCTGCTCCATCAATACCCGCCCCGTACTACCTGTCCGTAATTCGTTACCAGGATTGTCAAATACCGCACGTAGAGTAATCGAACCTGTATTTTTGTCAAATTGCCCTTCTACGGCATTAATCTTGCCTTGTTGGGAATAGATTTTACCTGTGGCAGTCTTCAACTGGACAGCTGCCGCATGTCGAAGCTTAGTCTCGATCGTGTTGCCGGCCAATCGATCTTGAAAAATCGAAAAATCCTTTTCGCTCATACTGAAATAAGCATATACTTGACGCGTATCGGATAAGATCGTGAGCGGACTCACGATCGAAGGACCGATTAAACTTCCGAGTCTATAGGGTATCCGTCCGATGTAACCACTCACGGGCGCTGTAATGTTACAAAAACCGATGTTGATCCTTGCTGATTGCTCCGCTGCCTTTGCTTGCTCCAATGCCGCCGAAGTGGCTTCATAGGTAGCCTCAGCTTGTGAGACTTGAAGATTTGAAACAATATTATTCTCGACGAGTTCGCGCTTTCTATCCAAGTCTATTTTCATGTTTACCAAATTAGCCTTAGCTGCCAAAACCGAAGCCTTAGCATTGTTGTACTGCTGCACATATACTTGGTCATCGATCTTAAACAGTGTCTGCCCTTTTTGAACATAGGCTCCCTCATCCACCATGATCTTTTGTATATAACCCGATACCTGCGCACGAATTTCAACGTTTAGAATACCCTCGATCGCACTCGAATATTCTCGAGCAACTATGGCGTTGTCGGCAGCTATCGTAAGCATATTAACTTCAACGGGCTGACCAATCTGTTGCCCTTTATCATCGGCAGCGCTACAACCAAAAAGGAAAACTGCGCTGATCCCCATCAGCGAACTCTTAACAATGGAAACTTGATTCATTTTAATCATACTATTACAACCTAAACTTTATATTAAGAATGGCTCACAAATATCGATTTGATTATTTTGGTTAAAAAGTCAAGAAAACTCAATATATTGTCAATAAGACTCCAAAAAAGAGAAAAAAGGAAGAAAAAAGGAATGAAAATCTCTAAGAAGGTTATTTTGCGGTGCGTACGCTCTGACGATAAGCCAAAGGTGAAAGGCCAACATGTCGCTTAAAGAATTTACTAAAAGTTGGCATATCGACATAGTTGAGCTCATCGACGATTGCCGTCATGGTATAGTTAAAAATATTGAGTAAGGTGATGGCTTCGGCAATCACGAGTTGATTGACGATTTGAGCAGGCGTCATACCGGTAACCTCTTTGACCACACGACTCAGATATTTTCTAGAAATAAACAAATCTGCAGCGTAAGACTCGATCGATTTATTCTCTTTAAATCTTTCGATTGCCAGATTGATGAAATCAAAGGCGACCTGGTGCTGTCTATCTTGAATAGGTCCCTCGTTCTGCACGCGCAGCTTGAGTGCGGCACCTATCTCGTATGTCATCAGCTTGAGTGTGGTATTCACGATCTCACTATGAAACTCTTTGGCTTCTCCTGGACTATTTAGCTGTCCTAGATGCTTTATATACATCACCAAACGGTCTTGAACATCGCGATCTACAGACAACTGGCTCATCTTACCTGTCAGCACGGACTCCAACAGATTAACTCCATGCAAATTTACACCTATCTTTTTTGAGAAATCAACACTTATAAGAAAGCAGACCACATCAATATCGGAGGAAACTTCCAAAAACTCTACCACATTAGAGGGTGAACCGAGATAAATATCTCCCTGCTGCAATATATATTCACTAAAATTATTACGCAAACGCAATATTCCCTGAGTTACGATCGTGATAGCAAAACAATCCATCCGAATCGGAATATTGCAAAACACATCATCCGAATTCTCATGATTGAGCGTAGACACTTTAAATCCATTAAATTTCTGTTTTCTAATGTCGCTGGCAATCATATCTTCCAAAGAAAGAAAAAATACCGATTTCATCGCATTCTCTAATTTGACGAGAGTTCTTATCATTAATACTCGGTTAGCAATTTACGCACAATGCGCGTCTCTATCAAAACCAATCACAAAAAAATCAACACACAACATATCAATAGGTAAGCATATTCTTTCTAAATACTTAGTGCCCTACATCGCCGCTTCGGGGCATAGCTTCAGGCGTCATCCCCTTTATCATCAAGGCTATTACG encodes:
- a CDS encoding efflux RND transporter periplasmic adaptor subunit is translated as MNQVSIVKSSLMGISAVFLFGCSAADDKGQQIGQPVEVNMLTIAADNAIVAREYSSAIEGILNVEIRAQVSGYIQKIMVDEGAYVQKGQTLFKIDDQVYVQQYNNAKASVLAAKANLVNMKIDLDRKRELVENNIVSNLQVSQAEATYEATSAALEQAKAAEQSARINIGFCNITAPVSGYIGRIPYRLGSLIGPSIVSPLTILSDTRQVYAYFSMSEKDFSIFQDRLAGNTIETKLRHAAAVQLKTATGKIYSQQGKINAVEGQFDKNTGSITLRAVFDNPGNELRTGSTGRVLMEQHYEQAVLVPISSTIAIQDKIYVFTSDKEGKAVQQPLVVSGKTNGNYIVTEGIQAGEKIVANGLGYLQAGTPIKEKSDITDSSDSTSAE
- a CDS encoding helix-turn-helix domain-containing protein, with the protein product MIRTLVKLENAMKSVFFLSLEDMIASDIRKQKFNGFKVSTLNHENSDDVFCNIPIRMDCFAITIVTQGILRLRNNFSEYILQQGDIYLGSPSNVVEFLEVSSDIDVVCFLISVDFSKKIGVNLHGVNLLESVLTGKMSQLSVDRDVQDRLVMYIKHLGQLNSPGEAKEFHSEIVNTTLKLMTYEIGAALKLRVQNEGPIQDRQHQVAFDFINLAIERFKENKSIESYAADLFISRKYLSRVVKEVTGMTPAQIVNQLVIAEAITLLNIFNYTMTAIVDELNYVDMPTFSKFFKRHVGLSPLAYRQSVRTAK